Proteins encoded within one genomic window of Geotalea daltonii FRC-32:
- a CDS encoding CARDB domain-containing protein, producing MSNKGFSIFLAAFLIAFIVVTPLCAQLPAVSNGINYLISSQSPDGTWTTGTSEVETTASTVSVLQTFRLLNQTSSGSYVSGSSWLQAQSPQGVNAIAERLGALKTTDSSLQTLISVLDINRNAWGGDAEYDLNNLDTASALKALKHVDYSDQPLIFKVINHLLSTQNPDGGWGFIKGNDSNAEDTARVLSTLALFKGVYIADAQLASAVSYLLSNQNADGGFGAGGSTVYESALAFIAIMECGQGELVPLQNAVNYLNSTQSANGSWNDDPYSTALAIRALALVKPELAIAATDIVVSPSASTVGQNVTVTATVHNTGLEGAANVVLRLLDNGTVVSEQTIAAVGPGGTAQAVFAISAIDPAGEHVLSVVVDPANAIDETSKANNSATARIWAKTPPDLAVLPENLTISPAYPKPGDTITLTAAIANLGESAAGAFTADLYDGDPNSGGVKLGSFKLPGVAGGEWGTGTVTFSFAAEGSRTLYLVVDPQHVVNELITANNSSSKTITVSATAGSFFDLSIPMNGVQVNPARPHAGETVTVTLLARNMGAETTTADLELFDGDPATGGTLLHKSIVTLSTGETRTVSVPWQVTAGSHTLHAYLDRANAVSERDETNNSQSLTVMADMVDIEISASDIAIEPEHPMDGDPASVKVTIQNRGIKATGPFNVNLYNGDPSNGGTLLKTFPVIDLAGDASQTITYPFTAARGTYRFHAVCDPENTVTELSEDNNLAIRSLLVKTSAEAAGPDLVPLEFDFSAVTIDPQSLHISGLAKVRFQNKGDDKVNTTFRITVFEDKDGDGVYTEGTDVALGNWDYTASMNPNMVGIVNVMLDGSLTFRDAPIYAEVDSEEVVFEQDEDNNTIRKGSACEARPASPIEPVLKWKWERANDSMFGRLLSTPVVISLTDDNGDGRIDDNDRPVVLVNTRYGDYQTNEGKLWAFDGQTGALIFGRYVQGQTTSEDSYPIVGDIDGDWKPEIVFTTYYNNGGLTNLTALENDGTFKWNNAAQVTSWYQANRLNIPYGGNHDLPVLSDIDNDGHAEIIDARTVINWDGSVRCAPDYRQSSGLGWTTGFGYSNSVADLDMDGKQEIIAGNNAFNSDCTTKWYNASLPDGLTSIGNFDDDPYPEIVLLNVNGSPGTALYLLEHDGKIKWGPVVIRQLEETSYSGHGGHPVIADLDGDGKAEIGISGLNKYFILDRDGRVKTTISYPLSGSSSAVAPAVFDLDGDGRPEVLFSDNSNFMIFDGKDGTLRYKETTGFYSYYPSQSVIIADVNGDGHAEAVITGNNGYGTMSGNIRVYGAKNNDWVNTRRIWNQASYHVTNINIDGSIPQYEAPSWLLNNNYRYQVPVGTSTGNPYVAADLSASFIRTDMGNYPSSVTITARIGNGGAKAIDPGVKTSFYDGDPANGGALIGTAITTKTLNPGDFEDMSIVWNAPRERNHTIYVAADPDNTVAECDKANNTAFMATYVTNGQPDLSIAAEDVVTHSAIYEGSLTDIWVTVRNSGTLLAENILLRLYNGNPASGGTMVGERTIPSIAAGGAATLTINWNTLGAKGANYLYAVVDPTGTINESNEGSNTAIRDVMVGPADKPDLQIAAEDMVIAPASPREGDTVTINATVHNRGSQAGNVIIALYDGNPTAGGVKRGETVIPQSMANGGGAGVSFTVDTIGQAGSHTFYLHIDPENIISESEETNNQAARAITITPAWISAGITTDKTNYSANEPVYTTLTLAEQGGSARTVVYDLQVLDEKGAPAATLPESTVSLGAGAGQTVPIPWNTGATYAGPYTLTVRIKESGSNIAKASAPITIAPVKTADISVTVDKTSYSAKEPVAIVTTVTGNSPNYIFSDATATTSILDGTGQTLFSTTKAIFSLANGQRIEIRNYWNTATLAPGSYPVVTEVKDSLGVVIASASQAVTITGPTPSAALAGQVTVDKQSVMAGEQITITGNLTNKGNTDLATVTVKVLTVHTANQNVYNTLSYETALTMGASYAFTGQIDTASLSAKDYLVILRGTINGLEETIGGTYFRVEGAPSAPALAGPAEGSDVATFTPQLSVNNAADPNDDKETYQFEVYADGGLSSLVTSSASVQEGNGITAWSTSVPLTENQTYYWRARAYDGKLYGPWMTTASFRVNIANDPPTAPTIAAPADGAAVAVFGPTLTINNSSDPDSTSLTYNFAVALDPEFTNIIASTPSVASGEATTSWAVPVTLQENGWYHWRAQADDWQMEGPWSQTVRFQVNTANDAPTTPVITAPLNGSTVAALTTHVAIANSTDPDSSVITYYFEADTVSTFDSPNIIRSGSLTAGEGSTTWNLSGLSDNTRYYLRVKASDGAAESTWSETISFFANTVNDPPTTPTPANPSDGAGVNQYSPTLSVHNAADLDHDPLTYEFEVYADAALTSLVSRAAGVIETAAVTSWTVPATLAENQTYYWRARAFDGYLTSDKWTQTMSFMVNTANDAPGAPKPALPAEGSSVSTPTPTLTIANAADPDSSIQSYDFEIYAGPTLAATVTGIPQDASGLTSVTLTTPLTDNTAYQWRARAFDGALYGAWSHMASFTVHLPVTSIGATIDFDPDTLNPKSNGTWVTVRIELPEGYNPSDIDIASIRLEGAISAELRPYAVGDCDKDGIKDLMVKFRRSEVINLLPSGDRVPVHVTGKVGSVVFEGVDLIRVMQ from the coding sequence GTGTCAAATAAAGGCTTCTCTATTTTTCTTGCTGCTTTCCTCATTGCATTTATAGTAGTTACGCCTCTTTGTGCACAACTGCCTGCGGTCTCCAACGGTATCAACTACCTCATCTCATCCCAAAGCCCCGATGGCACCTGGACCACCGGCACATCTGAGGTAGAGACCACAGCTTCAACTGTTTCAGTCCTACAAACTTTCAGGCTGTTGAATCAGACCAGCTCAGGCTCCTATGTAAGCGGTTCATCCTGGTTGCAGGCTCAAAGTCCTCAAGGCGTAAATGCCATTGCCGAACGGCTTGGTGCCTTGAAAACCACCGACAGCAGCCTGCAGACCCTTATCTCTGTTCTGGACATCAATAGGAACGCCTGGGGTGGTGATGCCGAATATGATCTCAATAATCTCGATACCGCCTCTGCCCTTAAGGCACTGAAACATGTAGATTACTCCGACCAGCCCCTTATTTTCAAAGTCATCAATCACCTCCTCTCCACTCAAAATCCCGACGGCGGCTGGGGGTTTATCAAAGGTAACGACAGTAATGCTGAAGATACAGCTCGTGTCCTCTCCACCCTTGCCCTGTTCAAAGGCGTTTACATCGCTGATGCCCAACTGGCAAGTGCAGTTTCCTACCTCCTTTCCAACCAGAACGCTGACGGCGGTTTCGGCGCCGGTGGATCAACTGTCTATGAATCCGCCCTTGCGTTCATTGCTATCATGGAATGCGGCCAAGGCGAATTGGTGCCTTTGCAGAATGCTGTCAACTATCTTAACAGCACCCAGTCCGCCAACGGCTCCTGGAATGACGACCCATATTCCACAGCCCTGGCCATTCGGGCGTTGGCGCTGGTAAAACCTGAGCTTGCCATTGCTGCCACCGACATTGTTGTGTCTCCCTCGGCCTCTACGGTTGGGCAAAACGTCACCGTTACCGCTACCGTCCATAACACCGGACTGGAAGGAGCCGCCAATGTTGTCCTGCGTCTTCTCGATAACGGCACCGTGGTCAGTGAACAGACAATTGCCGCGGTCGGTCCCGGTGGCACAGCACAGGCCGTGTTTGCCATATCTGCGATCGATCCGGCCGGTGAACATGTCCTGTCGGTAGTTGTCGATCCGGCCAATGCTATTGATGAGACCAGCAAGGCCAACAACAGTGCCACTGCCCGTATCTGGGCCAAGACGCCGCCGGACCTTGCCGTACTTCCAGAGAATCTGACCATTTCCCCGGCCTATCCCAAACCGGGGGATACCATCACCCTGACTGCTGCCATTGCCAATCTGGGCGAGAGTGCTGCCGGTGCGTTCACTGCCGACCTCTATGACGGCGATCCCAATAGTGGCGGTGTAAAGCTCGGCTCCTTCAAACTTCCAGGCGTTGCCGGAGGCGAATGGGGAACCGGTACCGTTACTTTCAGCTTTGCCGCCGAAGGAAGCCGTACTCTCTATCTTGTTGTAGACCCGCAGCACGTGGTAAACGAGCTGATCACCGCCAACAACAGCAGCAGTAAGACCATAACCGTCAGTGCGACAGCAGGCAGCTTCTTCGACCTCAGCATCCCCATGAACGGTGTACAGGTTAACCCGGCACGTCCTCACGCCGGCGAGACGGTCACGGTTACTTTGCTTGCCCGAAATATGGGCGCTGAGACCACCACTGCCGATCTAGAACTTTTTGATGGTGATCCGGCTACTGGCGGCACTCTCCTGCATAAATCCATCGTCACTCTGAGCACAGGTGAAACCCGGACGGTTAGCGTGCCGTGGCAGGTGACGGCAGGCAGCCACACCCTGCATGCCTACCTGGACAGGGCCAATGCCGTTTCGGAGCGGGACGAAACCAACAACAGCCAGTCGCTGACTGTGATGGCCGACATGGTGGACATCGAGATCTCCGCTTCGGACATCGCCATCGAACCCGAACATCCCATGGATGGCGATCCTGCCAGTGTGAAAGTAACCATTCAGAACCGGGGCATCAAGGCCACCGGGCCGTTCAACGTCAACCTCTACAACGGCGATCCGAGCAACGGCGGCACACTTCTGAAGACCTTCCCCGTTATCGACCTGGCAGGAGATGCCAGCCAGACCATTACCTATCCCTTCACTGCAGCCAGAGGTACCTACCGCTTCCATGCCGTCTGCGACCCTGAAAATACAGTGACTGAGTTGTCCGAAGATAACAACTTGGCTATCCGTTCGCTCCTCGTCAAAACCTCCGCCGAAGCCGCCGGACCCGATCTGGTTCCCCTGGAGTTCGATTTCTCTGCAGTGACCATCGACCCCCAGAGTCTCCACATCTCCGGTTTAGCCAAGGTCAGATTCCAGAACAAGGGCGATGACAAGGTCAACACGACTTTCCGCATTACCGTATTTGAAGACAAGGATGGTGATGGCGTCTATACGGAAGGAACCGACGTTGCCCTCGGTAACTGGGACTATACCGCATCAATGAATCCCAACATGGTTGGCATTGTCAACGTAATGCTCGACGGATCGCTCACCTTCCGCGATGCTCCTATCTATGCCGAGGTGGATAGTGAGGAGGTTGTCTTCGAACAGGATGAGGATAACAACACTATTCGTAAGGGATCGGCTTGCGAGGCTAGGCCGGCTAGTCCGATTGAGCCAGTTTTGAAGTGGAAATGGGAAAGGGCAAATGATTCCATGTTTGGCAGGCTTCTTTCGACGCCAGTCGTAATTAGCCTTACCGACGACAATGGTGATGGCAGGATCGATGATAACGATAGACCCGTAGTTTTGGTCAATACGAGGTATGGCGATTACCAGACTAATGAAGGGAAACTCTGGGCGTTCGACGGCCAGACAGGTGCACTGATCTTTGGTAGATACGTGCAAGGCCAGACAACAAGCGAAGATAGTTACCCGATAGTCGGTGACATCGACGGTGATTGGAAGCCAGAAATAGTATTTACTACCTACTATAATAATGGGGGGTTGACGAACCTGACCGCTCTTGAAAACGATGGGACCTTTAAGTGGAATAATGCAGCACAAGTAACTTCATGGTATCAAGCGAATCGTTTGAATATCCCCTATGGAGGTAACCATGACCTACCGGTGCTGTCTGATATTGATAACGATGGGCACGCTGAGATTATAGACGCACGAACGGTCATAAATTGGGACGGCAGTGTTCGCTGTGCGCCGGATTATCGCCAGAGCAGCGGTCTCGGGTGGACCACCGGCTTTGGATACTCAAATTCAGTGGCCGATTTGGATATGGATGGAAAACAGGAAATCATCGCCGGAAACAACGCCTTTAACAGCGATTGTACAACCAAGTGGTATAATGCGTCTTTACCTGACGGGCTGACCTCCATTGGCAATTTTGATGATGACCCTTATCCCGAGATTGTACTCCTGAATGTAAACGGGTCGCCCGGAACAGCCCTTTACCTCCTGGAGCATGATGGCAAGATAAAATGGGGACCAGTGGTTATCAGGCAACTCGAAGAAACATCCTATTCTGGACATGGAGGCCACCCCGTTATTGCTGATTTAGATGGCGACGGGAAAGCTGAGATTGGCATCAGTGGTTTGAATAAGTACTTTATTCTGGATCGTGATGGTCGTGTTAAGACGACAATATCTTATCCTCTTAGTGGCAGCTCATCCGCAGTTGCGCCGGCGGTTTTTGATCTGGATGGAGATGGTCGTCCCGAAGTACTTTTTAGTGATAACTCCAACTTCATGATATTTGATGGGAAGGATGGGACGCTACGTTATAAGGAGACGACCGGCTTCTATTCGTACTACCCTTCACAAAGTGTCATCATTGCTGACGTCAATGGAGACGGTCATGCTGAGGCTGTCATAACTGGTAATAATGGCTACGGGACTATGTCCGGCAACATCCGTGTCTACGGTGCCAAGAACAACGATTGGGTAAACACCCGCCGCATCTGGAATCAGGCCAGCTACCACGTTACCAACATCAATATCGACGGCTCGATTCCGCAATACGAGGCGCCAAGTTGGTTGCTGAACAATAACTACCGTTACCAGGTACCTGTCGGCACTTCAACTGGTAATCCCTATGTCGCTGCCGACCTCTCAGCATCCTTCATCCGCACCGACATGGGCAACTACCCATCATCCGTTACCATCACCGCCCGCATTGGCAACGGCGGCGCCAAAGCCATCGATCCTGGAGTCAAAACCTCCTTCTACGACGGCGACCCGGCCAATGGCGGCGCGCTGATCGGCACCGCCATTACCACCAAAACCCTCAACCCGGGCGATTTCGAAGACATGTCCATTGTCTGGAACGCACCCAGGGAGAGAAACCACACCATTTACGTCGCTGCCGACCCTGACAACACGGTAGCCGAATGCGACAAGGCCAATAACACCGCCTTTATGGCTACCTACGTCACCAATGGCCAGCCCGACCTGAGTATAGCCGCTGAGGATGTGGTAACGCATTCTGCTATCTATGAGGGGAGTCTGACCGATATTTGGGTTACCGTTAGAAACAGCGGTACTCTCCTCGCTGAAAACATCCTGCTGCGCCTCTATAACGGCAATCCTGCCTCGGGCGGCACGATGGTCGGCGAGAGGACCATTCCTTCCATCGCTGCAGGGGGCGCTGCAACTCTGACAATAAACTGGAACACCCTAGGCGCCAAGGGAGCCAATTATCTATATGCGGTAGTTGATCCAACCGGGACGATCAACGAATCCAACGAAGGGAGTAACACCGCAATCAGAGACGTGATGGTTGGTCCGGCCGATAAACCCGATTTGCAGATAGCAGCCGAAGACATGGTCATTGCTCCTGCATCGCCCCGTGAAGGAGACACGGTGACCATAAATGCCACCGTCCACAACCGGGGCAGCCAGGCCGGCAACGTTATTATTGCCCTTTACGACGGCAACCCCACTGCAGGTGGCGTCAAACGGGGCGAAACGGTTATCCCACAATCCATGGCCAACGGGGGGGGCGCTGGTGTCTCCTTCACTGTGGATACCATCGGCCAAGCGGGCAGCCATACCTTTTATCTGCACATAGATCCGGAAAACATCATCAGTGAGTCCGAGGAAACCAATAATCAGGCAGCTCGCGCAATAACCATTACTCCGGCTTGGATTTCCGCAGGAATTACCACCGACAAGACCAACTACAGTGCCAACGAGCCGGTCTACACTACCCTCACCCTTGCCGAGCAGGGCGGCTCGGCCCGTACTGTCGTTTATGACCTGCAGGTGCTCGATGAAAAAGGTGCCCCGGCAGCCACCCTGCCGGAAAGCACCGTTTCCCTTGGCGCTGGCGCCGGCCAGACTGTTCCCATACCCTGGAACACCGGGGCCACCTATGCCGGTCCCTATACCCTCACCGTCCGCATCAAGGAAAGCGGTAGTAACATTGCCAAAGCATCGGCACCGATCACCATCGCTCCGGTCAAAACTGCTGACATCAGCGTCACCGTGGACAAAACCTCTTATAGCGCAAAAGAACCGGTGGCTATCGTCACCACCGTAACCGGCAACAGCCCCAACTACATCTTCAGTGATGCCACCGCTACTACCAGCATCCTCGACGGCACCGGCCAGACCCTTTTCTCTACTACCAAGGCCATATTCTCCCTTGCAAACGGACAGCGGATCGAGATCAGGAACTACTGGAACACTGCAACGTTGGCACCGGGAAGCTACCCGGTAGTGACGGAGGTGAAGGACTCACTGGGTGTTGTCATTGCCAGTGCATCACAGGCGGTCACTATCACCGGACCAACCCCTTCGGCTGCTCTTGCCGGGCAAGTGACAGTGGACAAACAGAGCGTCATGGCGGGCGAGCAAATTACTATCACTGGCAACCTGACCAACAAGGGCAATACCGACCTGGCAACGGTTACCGTAAAAGTGCTTACCGTCCATACTGCCAACCAGAATGTCTACAATACCCTGTCCTATGAGACCGCCTTGACGATGGGGGCTTCCTATGCCTTCACCGGCCAGATCGATACCGCCAGCCTCTCTGCCAAGGATTACCTCGTCATTCTTCGTGGTACCATCAATGGCTTAGAAGAAACAATCGGGGGTACCTATTTCCGTGTCGAAGGCGCACCATCAGCCCCCGCCCTTGCCGGACCTGCAGAGGGTTCCGATGTGGCAACCTTTACACCGCAGCTGTCGGTGAACAATGCCGCCGATCCCAATGATGACAAGGAGACGTATCAGTTCGAGGTTTATGCCGACGGTGGTCTGTCCAGCCTCGTTACTTCCTCGGCCTCTGTCCAGGAAGGGAACGGCATAACCGCTTGGTCAACGTCCGTGCCACTCACCGAAAACCAGACCTACTACTGGCGGGCCAGGGCCTATGACGGCAAACTGTATGGACCATGGATGACTACCGCATCCTTCCGGGTCAACATTGCCAACGATCCGCCCACGGCACCGACCATAGCGGCCCCTGCCGATGGTGCCGCCGTGGCCGTCTTCGGTCCAACGCTGACCATCAACAATTCTTCCGACCCCGACAGCACGAGCCTCACCTACAACTTCGCCGTCGCACTGGATCCCGAGTTCACCAACATCATAGCCTCAACCCCCAGCGTTGCTTCCGGAGAAGCGACCACCTCCTGGGCCGTACCTGTGACCCTCCAGGAGAACGGCTGGTACCATTGGCGAGCCCAAGCCGATGACTGGCAGATGGAAGGACCCTGGTCGCAAACGGTGCGCTTCCAGGTCAACACCGCCAACGATGCCCCGACGACACCGGTCATCACGGCACCCCTCAACGGCTCGACTGTGGCCGCTTTGACAACCCATGTGGCGATCGCCAACAGCACCGATCCCGACTCGTCTGTCATTACCTATTACTTCGAAGCGGATACGGTATCCACCTTCGATTCGCCGAACATTATCCGCTCCGGCAGTTTAACGGCAGGGGAGGGGAGCACCACCTGGAATCTGAGCGGTCTTTCGGACAACACCCGTTATTACCTTCGCGTCAAGGCAAGTGACGGGGCAGCGGAAAGCACCTGGTCGGAAACCATCAGCTTCTTTGCCAATACCGTCAACGATCCACCCACGACTCCCACACCGGCCAATCCCTCCGATGGGGCAGGGGTGAATCAATACAGCCCGACCTTGTCGGTGCACAATGCCGCCGACCTTGACCACGATCCACTGACCTACGAGTTTGAGGTCTATGCCGATGCCGCCTTGACCAGCCTCGTCAGCCGGGCAGCCGGTGTCATTGAGACAGCCGCAGTCACCAGTTGGACTGTTCCGGCGACACTGGCGGAGAACCAGACCTACTACTGGCGGGCGCGCGCCTTCGATGGTTACCTCACCAGCGATAAATGGACTCAAACGATGAGCTTCATGGTCAACACCGCCAACGATGCACCCGGCGCACCTAAACCGGCCTTGCCTGCCGAAGGGAGCAGTGTTTCAACGCCGACGCCGACCCTGACCATTGCCAATGCCGCAGATCCGGACAGTTCCATACAGAGCTACGATTTCGAGATCTATGCGGGCCCGACACTGGCAGCGACAGTCACAGGCATCCCCCAAGACGCCTCGGGGCTCACCTCCGTTACCCTGACCACGCCCCTTACCGACAACACCGCGTACCAGTGGCGTGCCAGGGCATTCGACGGTGCCCTCTACGGTGCCTGGTCCCATATGGCGAGCTTCACCGTGCATTTGCCGGTGACAAGCATAGGCGCCACCATCGACTTCGACCCCGATACCCTCAATCCCAAGAGCAACGGCACCTGGGTCACCGTGCGCATCGAACTGCCGGAGGGCTACAATCCTTCAGACATCGACATTGCATCCATCAGGCTTGAAGGGGCAATATCGGCAGAGCTTCGTCCCTACGCCGTCGGCGATTGCGACAAGGACGGCATCAAAGATCTGATGGTGAAGTTCAGGCGGAGCGAGGTGATTAACCTGCTGCCGAGCGGTGACAGGGTTCCGGTGCACGTGACCGGCAAGGTCGGCTCTGTGGTCTTCGAAGGGGTCGATCTGATCAGGGTTATGCAGTAG
- a CDS encoding PilZ-like domain-containing protein has translation MNQKFPEYQPFFHKGLRIEIGIPQPSGDIFRDWAIIKDYQEDTILVQLSRDYLPANVKVNVSSILDASVRIDQQIYTCTSIVTERQGERNLRIRLFGLLTLKERRQFFRLECTFNFRFTDPDLRLREEVEAEWQNWRQLELMKLQGYDDFSVAARQAEHQANHPPHVWHDSSNIPIVLGGGGMGFKLDKRLKPESLLHMELYLPLSPPRTIHTVAEVAYVLDPVETSENSTVYYRTGFKFIRLEERDRDDVFRYISQMQLIRLREMSENRPFQSPYDKAEKRQGVDWERILLRALYVLLVVAVCLWIGKLLLAYRERGNTNEIKTIYEKSLKKYRKE, from the coding sequence ATGAACCAGAAATTCCCCGAATATCAGCCCTTCTTTCACAAGGGTTTGCGCATCGAGATCGGTATCCCGCAGCCAAGCGGCGACATTTTCCGTGACTGGGCCATTATCAAGGACTACCAGGAAGACACCATCCTTGTTCAGCTCTCCCGCGACTATCTCCCCGCCAATGTCAAGGTCAATGTCAGTTCCATCCTTGACGCCAGCGTCCGCATAGATCAGCAGATTTATACCTGCACCAGCATCGTCACCGAACGTCAGGGGGAGCGGAACCTGCGCATCAGACTGTTCGGGTTGTTGACCCTGAAGGAGCGGCGGCAGTTTTTCCGTTTGGAGTGTACCTTCAATTTTCGCTTTACTGACCCGGATCTGCGTCTTCGCGAAGAGGTTGAGGCGGAGTGGCAGAATTGGCGTCAACTGGAGCTGATGAAGCTGCAAGGCTATGATGATTTTTCCGTAGCTGCCCGACAGGCGGAACACCAGGCCAACCACCCACCACACGTCTGGCACGACAGCAGCAACATTCCGATCGTCCTTGGCGGAGGGGGGATGGGGTTTAAGCTGGACAAAAGGCTGAAACCGGAAAGCCTTCTGCACATGGAGCTGTACCTGCCGCTGTCACCGCCACGTACCATTCACACAGTGGCCGAGGTCGCCTATGTGCTTGATCCCGTAGAAACGTCCGAAAACAGCACGGTCTATTATCGTACCGGTTTTAAGTTCATTCGGTTGGAGGAGCGGGACCGGGATGATGTCTTCCGCTACATTTCCCAGATGCAGCTGATCCGGCTGAGGGAAATGAGCGAGAATCGCCCGTTTCAGTCTCCATACGATAAGGCAGAAAAACGACAAGGCGTGGACTGGGAGCGGATCTTGCTGCGCGCCCTTTATGTGCTGTTAGTGGTTGCAGTATGCCTGTGGATCGGCAAGCTGCTCCTGGCTTACCGAGAGCGGGGCAATACCAACGAAATCAAGACCATCTATGAAAAGTCCCTCAAGAAGTATCGGAAGGAATAA
- the plsY gene encoding glycerol-3-phosphate 1-O-acyltransferase PlsY — MTSEIVLIIGAYLLGSIPTGLLLAKAVGVDIRTTGSGNIGATNVYRTLGRRVGIMTLIGDCLKGLIPVLIARHLQLPEIWVAATGLAAFLGHVYTVFLRFKGGKGVATALGVFIGISPLSVLAALAIFVFTLIKWRYVSLASITAAAAIPFLVALIEKKGLLITMSVIIAALVVFKHRENIRRLRSGTENVFKR, encoded by the coding sequence GTGACCAGCGAAATAGTGCTCATCATAGGCGCCTATCTTTTAGGATCGATCCCTACAGGGCTGCTTCTTGCCAAGGCAGTCGGCGTCGACATCCGTACGACCGGCAGCGGCAACATCGGCGCTACAAACGTGTACCGTACCCTTGGCCGCAGAGTCGGCATCATGACCCTCATCGGCGATTGCCTGAAAGGGCTTATCCCGGTGCTCATCGCCCGCCATCTGCAGCTTCCGGAGATTTGGGTCGCGGCAACAGGTCTGGCCGCATTTCTTGGTCATGTCTACACCGTTTTCCTCCGCTTCAAGGGAGGAAAAGGGGTCGCCACCGCCCTCGGCGTCTTCATCGGCATATCCCCCCTTTCAGTACTTGCAGCCCTGGCCATCTTCGTCTTTACCCTGATCAAATGGCGTTACGTCTCCCTTGCCTCCATCACGGCCGCAGCCGCCATACCTTTTCTTGTCGCCCTTATTGAAAAAAAAGGGCTGCTTATCACCATGTCAGTGATAATAGCAGCCCTGGTTGTCTTTAAACACCGAGAAAACATCCGGCGGTTGAGAAGCGGCACGGAAAACGTCTTCAAACGATAG
- a CDS encoding MauE/DoxX family redox-associated membrane protein, whose protein sequence is MNLMGRHMVSIIRVALGTVFVYAGALKADDIVAFAGNIAAYQLLPYWANYLAAAILPWLEICCGLLLIIGWRLRAASALVILLNVVFIIALSAALVRGLDIDCGCFKQGGGDKTSAWQALLRDVVLLAAAIVVYLKAKPERQRPA, encoded by the coding sequence ATGAACCTGATGGGCAGACATATGGTAAGTATCATACGTGTTGCGCTCGGCACCGTCTTCGTCTATGCGGGCGCACTCAAGGCTGACGACATCGTCGCCTTTGCCGGCAATATCGCCGCCTATCAACTGCTTCCCTACTGGGCAAACTATTTGGCAGCAGCCATTCTCCCCTGGCTGGAGATCTGCTGCGGGCTGCTGCTCATCATCGGCTGGCGGCTCAGGGCCGCGTCGGCACTGGTCATCCTCCTCAACGTCGTCTTCATCATCGCCCTGTCAGCGGCTCTGGTCAGGGGGCTTGATATCGACTGCGGCTGCTTCAAGCAAGGCGGAGGGGATAAAACATCCGCCTGGCAGGCACTGCTGCGGGATGTGGTTTTATTGGCGGCGGCAATCGTCGTTTATTTAAAAGCCAAACCGGAACGGCAGCGTCCTGCATGA